The stretch of DNA TTTTGCCCGCCGCGCTGTCTATCTCTCTGCCATGCTTTTCCATTGGCCTTTTGGTCGTTAGGGAGAACTCCGTTCTTATGATTCGCCGCTCGTTGCCTGCCGTTTTTGCCTTGATCTTCGCCGCCCCGTTGCTGGCGGCGCCTGCCGGTCAACAGACCCTGTTCAACTTCGTCCGTCCCGCCGACGTGGTGAAAATCGTCACCGAAAACACTGATCTGCCACAAGCCAACGCCGAGCAAACCCCGGAAGGTGAAGTGCTGCGTCGGGTGACGTTCAACCCGGTAGCGCGTCCGACCCTGCGCCTGACCCCGCAGACTGGCGTCTGGGACTGGTCGCAGTCGGGCATGATGACCCTGCGCCTGCAAAGCGCAATGAACTGGGCCGTGACGGTCTACGTGCAAATCCAGAGCAACAATGGCCAGACGCTGACCAGTCGCGTCGACCTGCCTGCCGGTCCTGCGCAAACCCTGCTGGTGCCGCTGGTCGCGACCTCGCCACTGAGCCAGGGCATGAAGGCCGGGCCGCCGATGCCGATGACCGTTGACGGCCAGCGCATTCTGCTGGCCAGCAGCCGCGGTGAACTGGATCGCAGCCAGGTGGTGTCGGTCAGTCTGTGGATGGATCAGCCGAAAGCCGCCCAGAGCTTGCTGCTCGAACGTTTCGGTGTGCAGGACGGTGACGCGGTGACCCAGGCTGTCTACGGCAATCTGGTGGATGCTTACGGTCAATCGACCCGCAGCAAATGGCCGGAAAAAGTCAGCAGCGATGAACAACTGAAATCCGCCGCTGCCAAGGAACAGCAACAGCTGAAAACCTGGCTGGCCGAGCGCGAAAAGTCTTCGCTGGACAAATTCGGTGGCTGGAACAAAGGCCCGGCGTTCAAGGCCAGTGGCTTTTTCCGCACCGAAAAGCGCGATGGTCGCTGGTACCTGGTGACGCCTGAAGGGCATCCGTTCTATTCGCTGGGAGTCAACACCGTCAGCCCGCAGGTCAACCAGACCTACGTGGCCGGGCGTGAATGGATGTTCGAATCCCTGCCCAAACCCGACGAGCCGCTCGCCAGCCATTTCGGTGAAGGCGACAATCGTGGTGGCAATGGCGCCGATCAGGGTCGGGGCTACAACGCCGGGCGCTGGTACGATTTCTACGCGGCCAACCTGCAACGCCTGTACGGCGAACCTTGCGCAGCGCAGACCAAAGCCGAACCAGCAGCCGAGCCGACAGCGGCCGTACCCTGCAAAGCCACGGTCGACGAGCAGAAGTGGGCCACACATACCCTCGATCGCCTGCAAGCCTGGGGCTTCAACACCGTTGGCAACTGGAGTGCCGATTCGCTCAGCGACGCCGAGCGGGTGCCGTACACCTTGCCGCTGTCGATCGTCGGCGATTACACCAGCATCAGTACCGGGACCGACTGGTGGGGCGGCATGCCTGACCCGTTCGATCCGCGCTTCGCCATGGCCACCGAGCGCGCCGTGGCCATCGCTGCCCGCGATCATCGTGACGATCCGTGGCTGATCGGTTACTACGCCGACAACGAACTGGCCTGGGCTGGTCCCGGCGACGATCCGCAATCACGCTACGCCCTGGCCTATGGCACGTTGAAAATGACCACCGACGTGCCGGCCAAGCGCGCGTTCCTCAAGCAACTGCGCGACAAGTACCGCAACCAGGCGGGCCTGTCGAAAGCGTGGGGCATTGATCTGCCGGCGTGGGAGTTGATGGAGGACCCGGGTTTCGTGCCGCCGATGCCGAATCCGGAGCACCCGGAAATTGAAAACGATTTCAAATATTTCCAGAAGGTATTCGCCGATACCTACTTCAAGACCATCTCCGATTCGCTGAAATGGCACGCGCCGAATCAGTTGCTGTTGGGCGGCCGGTTTGCCACCAGCACCCCGGAAGCCGTGGCGTCCTGCGCGCAATATTGCGATGTGCTGAGTTTCAACATGTACACGCTGAAGCCGCAGGACGGATATGACTTCGCCGCCTTGCGCGCCCTCGACAAACCGGTGCTGATCACCGAATTCAATGTCGGCTCGACTGACCGTGGACCGTTCTGGGGCGGTGTGACGCCGCTGGCGAAGGAAGAGGATCGCGGCCCGGCGTACGCCACCTTCCTCAAACAGGCGTTGAGCGAACCGTCGATTGTCGGTGTGCACTGGTTCCAGTATCTGGACCAACCGGTGACCGGGCGTCTGCTCGATGGCGAGAACGGGCACTTCGGTCTGGTGGGGATTACCGATCTGCCGTATCAGGGCTTCGTCGAGGCAGTGCGCAAGAGCAACCTGCAGGTGATTGATCAGTTGGGCAAGGAGGCGGAGAAAGCCGCTGCGGTCGCTGGCCATGAAGCTGCAGGCGGGCGCAAGGGTGAAGCCGGAAAAGGCCCGGGGGCCGGGCATGCGGGTGGGCATTCAGGGAATGGTCACTAAGGTTTAGACCGCGTCATCGTTCTTCGCGAGCAAGCCCGCTCCCACGCTGATCTTCAGTGCAGCAGAGATCGAGTGTGGGAGCGGGCTTGCTCGCGAAGGCGCCAGTAGCCTCACCACAGCATTCAACCGTCCGGCCCGCAGCTGTTCCCAAATTCCTCAAGGGCTGGAACAATGCGGGCCACTTTGTAGAGCGTTTTCGCGGGGGAGTTGCGGGTGCAGATTCAGGGACATTACGAGCTTCAATTCGAAGCGGTGCGCGAGGCTTTCGCGGCACTGTTCGACGATCCCCAGGAACGCGGCGCAGCCTTGTGCATCAAGGTCGGCGGAGAAACTGTCCTCGACCTCTGGTCCGGCACCGCCGACAAGGACGGCACCGAGGCCTGGCACAGCGACACCATCGCCAACCTGTTCTCTTGCACCAAGACTTTCACAGCGGTCACCGCGCTGCAACTGGTGGCCGAAGGCAAGCTGCAACTGGATGTACCGGTTGCCCGCTACTGGCCGGAATTCGCCGCCGCTGGCAAAGAAACCATCACCCTGCGTCAATTGCTCTGCCATCAGGCCGGTCTGCCGGCCCTGCGCGAGTTACTGGCGCCAGCCGCCCTCTACGAATGGCAAACCATGGTCGACGCCCTCGCCGCCGAAGCACCGTGGTGGACGCCGGGCACTGGCCACGGCTATGCCGCCATCACCTATGGCTGGCTGGTCGGGGAATTGCTGCGTCGGGCTGACGGTCGTGGGCCTGGCGAGTCGATCGTGGCCCGTGTTGCCAAGCCGCTGGGGCTGGATTTCCATGTCGGCCTGGCTGACGAAGAGTTCTACCGCGTGGCGCATATCGCCCGTGGCAAGGGCAACGTCGGTGATGCCGCTGCCCAGCGCCTGTTGCAAGTGACCCTGCGCGAGCCCACCGCCATGACCACCCGCGCCTTCACCAATCCGCCGTCGGTGCTCACCAGCACCAACAAACCGGAATGGCGGCGTATGCAGCAGCCTGCCGCCAACGGCCATGGTAATGCGCGCAGTCTGGCCGGTTTCTACGCAGGCCTGCTCGACGGCAGCCTGCTGGAAAGCGAAATGCTTGAGGAGCTGACCCGCGAACACAGTTTCGGCGAGGACAAGACCCTGCTGACCCGCACCCGTTTCGGCCTGGGCTGCATGCTCGATCAGCCGGACATGGCGAATGCCACCTACGGCCTCGGCCCGCGCGCGTTCGGTCATCCGGGGGCGGGCGGTTCGGTGGGTTTTGCTGATCCGGAGCACGATGTCGCGTTCGGTTTTGTGACAAATACCCTTGGGCCGTACGTCTTGATGGATCCGCGCGCGCAGCAGCTGGCGCGGGTACTTGCCACTTGTCTGTAAAGCGTTACATGAGGTTCCAGGTTTGGAACCAGTTCCGGTTTTTCGATTCAAAGCGTCTGTTTATCCGGGCAAAAGAGCTCTGATCTTTCATTACTTCACTTTGTGGATTTTCAATGTCGTCCAAAAAAACTCTCGCCCTGGCCCTGTGTGTTGCGATTACCGGTTGTGCACAGACTCCTAAAAACGATGCGGACGGTGGCAGTTGGTGGCCGTTCGGGTCCTCTGACAAAGTGGCGGCCAAAGAGCCGGCACCGGCTCCTGCCCCGCTCAAACCTGCCGCCACCGCACCTGTGGCCAAGACTGAAAGCAGCAGCCACTGGTACTGGCCGTTCGGCAGTTCCGATGATGCGGCCGCCAAGACCGATGTGAAACCTGAAGTCAAACCAGAAGCCAAACCGGTTGCAGTGGCCAAGGCCGACGCTGACACCGGCACCAAGTGGTGGTGGCCGTTCGGCGGCAAGGATCAGTCCACCGCCAAAGTGGTGCCGATGCCTGACCCGAAAGTCACCCAGGCCTGGCTGGATGACTACGAACCGCGCCTGCGTGCGG from Pseudomonas sp. P8_229 encodes:
- a CDS encoding beta-galactosidase codes for the protein MIRRSLPAVFALIFAAPLLAAPAGQQTLFNFVRPADVVKIVTENTDLPQANAEQTPEGEVLRRVTFNPVARPTLRLTPQTGVWDWSQSGMMTLRLQSAMNWAVTVYVQIQSNNGQTLTSRVDLPAGPAQTLLVPLVATSPLSQGMKAGPPMPMTVDGQRILLASSRGELDRSQVVSVSLWMDQPKAAQSLLLERFGVQDGDAVTQAVYGNLVDAYGQSTRSKWPEKVSSDEQLKSAAAKEQQQLKTWLAEREKSSLDKFGGWNKGPAFKASGFFRTEKRDGRWYLVTPEGHPFYSLGVNTVSPQVNQTYVAGREWMFESLPKPDEPLASHFGEGDNRGGNGADQGRGYNAGRWYDFYAANLQRLYGEPCAAQTKAEPAAEPTAAVPCKATVDEQKWATHTLDRLQAWGFNTVGNWSADSLSDAERVPYTLPLSIVGDYTSISTGTDWWGGMPDPFDPRFAMATERAVAIAARDHRDDPWLIGYYADNELAWAGPGDDPQSRYALAYGTLKMTTDVPAKRAFLKQLRDKYRNQAGLSKAWGIDLPAWELMEDPGFVPPMPNPEHPEIENDFKYFQKVFADTYFKTISDSLKWHAPNQLLLGGRFATSTPEAVASCAQYCDVLSFNMYTLKPQDGYDFAALRALDKPVLITEFNVGSTDRGPFWGGVTPLAKEEDRGPAYATFLKQALSEPSIVGVHWFQYLDQPVTGRLLDGENGHFGLVGITDLPYQGFVEAVRKSNLQVIDQLGKEAEKAAAVAGHEAAGGRKGEAGKGPGAGHAGGHSGNGH
- a CDS encoding serine hydrolase domain-containing protein produces the protein MQIQGHYELQFEAVREAFAALFDDPQERGAALCIKVGGETVLDLWSGTADKDGTEAWHSDTIANLFSCTKTFTAVTALQLVAEGKLQLDVPVARYWPEFAAAGKETITLRQLLCHQAGLPALRELLAPAALYEWQTMVDALAAEAPWWTPGTGHGYAAITYGWLVGELLRRADGRGPGESIVARVAKPLGLDFHVGLADEEFYRVAHIARGKGNVGDAAAQRLLQVTLREPTAMTTRAFTNPPSVLTSTNKPEWRRMQQPAANGHGNARSLAGFYAGLLDGSLLESEMLEELTREHSFGEDKTLLTRTRFGLGCMLDQPDMANATYGLGPRAFGHPGAGGSVGFADPEHDVAFGFVTNTLGPYVLMDPRAQQLARVLATCL